ATGAATAGACTAGATTAATTCTGAATATCAACTAGTTACAATGCATATTACCATCACTCTGAGCTTTGAGCTGGTCCTAAAGCATTAGAACCATTCCAACATTACTGTCACGTCCCTTGATTGTCATTAGTAATGAATGTGATGAACACTCACACCCCTCTGATGAACATCACATCACTATGGTATTTGAGAGGATAATGTGACAGATGGTGATTTGAAGGTCATGATAATAACTAATACATTCTGTTTTACATGATCATTATTCATGACTCTCCATCttggataatggatgatcagAAGCAGTACAGGGTGAGTAATTACTTATTTGTCTGTTTTGTTGATTGACAACTAATAACAcaagacactgtgttaactaacctccagatgagcttcaatgccaactctccttctgttgcctccaactgctcttaaatgcaagtaaaactgaatgctcttcaaccgatcgctgcccgcccttccaacatcactactctggacggttctgacttagaatatatggacaactataaatacctaggtgtctggttagactgtaaacactcacattaagcatctccaatccaaatttaCATCTAGAATAGGAATCCTATTTTGCAACAATGCATTCTTCACTCAtgcagccaaaccctaaccatcctaccgatccttgacttcggcgatgtcatttacaaaatagcctccaacactcgactcagcaaattggatgcagtctatcacagtgccatctgttttgtcaccaattTGGTCACCAAACCcgatatactacccaccactgtgacctgtatgctctcgttggctggccctcgcttcatattcgtcgccaaacccactgggtccaggtcatctataagtctttgctaggaaaagccccgccttatctcagctcactggtcaccaaagcagcacccacccgtagcacgcactccagcaggtatatttcactgtcagggcagctcacagatcactgcacctgtacatattgcatctgtaaatagcccatctgtaaatagcccatctgtaaatagcccatctgtaaatagcccatctgtaaatagcccatctgtaaatagcccatctgtaaatagcccatcaaaTGACCTCagccccatactgttatttatttattttattttgctccaccccagtatctctacttgctattattattatctatttaCTTTCCtctacactcatcttctgcacatcactccggtgtttaattgctatattgtaattattttgccacaatggcctatttattgccttacctcctacctcatttgcacatactgtatatacgtagacatttatactgtattattgactgtatgtttgtttattctatgtgtaactctgtgttgttgtcgaactgctttgctttatcttggccaggtcgcagttgtaaatgagaacttgttctcaacttgcctacctggttaaataaaggtgttctcaactagcctacctggttaaataaaggtgttctcaactagcctacctggttaaataaaggtgttctcaactagcctacctggttaaataaaggtgttctcaactagcctacctggttaaataaaggtgttctcaactagcctacctggttaaataaaggtgttctcaactagcctacctggttaaataaaggtgttctcaactagcctacctggttaaataaaggtgttcgcaacttgcctacctggttaaataaaggtgttctcaactagcctacctggttaaataaaggtgttctcaactagcctacctggttaaataaaggtgttctcaactagcctacctggttaaataaaggtgttctcaactagcctacctggttaaataaaggtgttctcaactagcctacctggttaaataaaggtgttctcaactggcctacctggttaaataaaggtgttctcaactggcctacctggttaaataaaggtgttctcaactagcctacctggttaaataggtaggtgttctcaactagcctacctggttaaataggtaggtgttctcaactagcctacctggttaaataaaggtgttctcaactagcctacctggttaaataaaggtgttctcaactagcctacctggttaaataaaggtgttctcaactagcctacctagttaaataaaggtgttctcaactagcctacctggttaaataaaggtgttctcaactagcctacctggttaaataaaggtgttctcaactagcctacctggttaaataaaggtgttctcaactagcctacctggttaaataaaggtgttctcaactagcctacctggttaaataaaggtgttctcaactggcctacctggttaaataaaggtgttctcaactagcctacctggttaaataaaggtgttctcaactggtctacctggttaaataaaggtgttctcaactggcctacctggttaaataaaggtgttctcaactggcctacctggttaaataaaggtgctctcaactagcctacctggttaaataaaggtgttctcaactagcctacctggttaaataaaggtgttctcaactagcctacctggttaaataaaggtgttctcaacttgcctacctggttaaataaagatgttctcaactagcctacctggttaaataaaggtgttctcaactagcctacctggttaaataaagatgttctcaactagcctacctggttaaataaagatgttctcaactggcctacctggttaaataaagatgttctcaacttgcctacctggttaaataaagatgttctcaactagcctacctggttaaataaaggtgttctcaactagcctacctggttaaataaaggtgttctcaactagcctacctggttaaataaaggtgttctcaacttgcctacctggttaaataaagatgttctcaactagcctacctggttaaataaagatgttctcaactagcctacctggttaaataaaggtgttctcaactagcctacctggttaaataaaggtgttctcaactagcctacctggttaaataaaggtgttctcaactagcctacctggttaaataaaggtgttctcaactagcctacctggttaaataaaggtgttctcaacttgcctacctggttaaataaagatgttctcaactagcctacctggttaaataaaggtgttctcaactagcctacctggttaaataaagatgttctcaactagcctacctggttaaataaagatgttctcaactggcctacctggttaaataaagatgttctcatcttgcctacctggttaaataaagatgttctcaactagcctacctggttaaataaaggtgttctcaactagcctacctggttaaataaaggtgttctcaactagcctacctggttaaataaaggtgttctcaactagcctacctggttaaataaaggtgttctcaactagcctacctggttaaataaaggtgttctcaactagcctacctggttaaataaaggtgttctcaactagcctacctggttaaataaaggtgttctcaactagcctaccaggttaaataaaggtgttctcaactagcctacctggttaaataaaggtgttctcaactagccgacctggttaaataaaggtgttctcaactagcctacctggttaaataaaggtgttctcaactagcctacctggttaaataaaggtgttctcaactagcctacctggtcaaataaaggtgttctcaactagcctacctggttaaataaaggtgttctcaactagcctacctggttaaataaaggtgttctcaacttgcctacctggttaaataaaggtgttctcaactagcctacctggttaaataggtaggtgttctcaactagcctacctggttaaataaaggtgttctcaactagcctacctggttaaataaaggtgttctcaactagccgacctggttaaataaaggtgttctcaactagcctacctggttaaataaaggtgttctccactagcctacctggttaaataaaggtgttctccactagcctacctggttaaataaaggtgttctcaactagcctacctggttaaataaagatgttctcaactagcctacctggttaaataaaggtgttctcaactagcctacctggttaaataaaggtgttctcaactagcctacctggttaaataaaggtgttctcaactagcctacctggttaaataaaggtgttctcaactagcctacctggttaaataaaggtgttctcaactagcctacctggttaaataaaggtgttctcaactagcctacctggttaaataaaggtgttctcaactggcctacctggttaaataaaggtgttctcaactagcctacctggttaaataaaggtgttctcaactagcctacctggttaaataaaggtgttctcaactagcctacctggttaaataaaggtgttctcaactagcctaccaggttaaataaaggtgttctcaactagcctaccaggttaaataaaggtgttctcaactagcctacctggttaaataaaggtgttctcaactagcctacctggttaaataaaggtgttctccactagcctacctggttaaataaaggtgttctcaactagcctacctggttaaataaagatgttctcaactagcctacctggttaaataaaggtgttctcaactagcctacctggttaaataaaggtgttctcaactagcctacctggttaaataaaggtgttctcaactagcctacctggttaaataaaggtgttctcaactagcctacctggttaaataaaggtgttctcaactagcctacctggttaaataaaggtgttctcaactagcctacctggttaaataaaggtgttctcaactggcctacctggttaaataaaggtgttctcaactagcctacctggttaaataaaggtgttctcaactagcctacctggttaaataaaggtgttctcaactagcctacctggttaaataaaggtgttctcaactagcctacctggttaaataaaggtgttctctactagcctacctggttaaataaaggtgttctctactagcctacctggttaaataaaggtgttctcaactagcctacctggttaaataaaggtgttctctactagcctacctggttaaataaaggtgttctcaactggcctacctggttaaataaaggtgttctctactagcctacctggttaaataaaggtgttctcaactagcctacctggttaaataaaggtgttctctactagcctacctggttaaataaaggtgttctcaactagcctacctggttaaataaaggtgttctctactagcctacctggttaaataaaggtgttctcaactagccgacctggttaaataaaggtgttctctactagcctacctggttaaataaaggtgttctctactagcctacctggttaaataaaggtgttctcaactggcctacctggttaaataaaggtgttctcaactggcctacctggttaaataaaggtgttctcaactagcctacctggttaaataaaggtgttctcaactagccgacctggttaaataaaggtgttctctactagcctacctggttaaataaaggtgttctctactagcctacctggttaaataaaggtgttctcaactggcctacctggttaaataaaggtgttctctactagcctacctggttaaataaaggtgttctctactagcctacctggttaaataaaggtgttctcaactggcctacctggttaaataaaggtgttctcaactggcctacctggttaaataaaggtgttctcaacttgcctacctggttaaataaagatgttctcaactagcctacctggttaaataaaggtgttctcaactagcctacctggttaaataaaggtgttctcaactagccgacctggttaaataaaggtgttctctactagcctacctggttaaataaaggtgttctcaactggcctacctggttaaataaaggtgttctcaactagcctacctggttaaataaaggtgttctcaactagcctacctggttaaataaaggtgttctcaactagcctacctggttaaataaaggtgttctcaactagcctacctggttaaataaaggtgttctcaactagcctacctggttaaataaaggtaaaataaaatacatttaaaaagacAAAGAACAGACCAGAGTGTTAATCTGATACTATAAAAACTACAGGCCTTGTGAACAGCAGTGTGTCTTCTTCAAGGCTACAAATTAAATCAGTTTCTTTACATTTATCAAAACTCTCACCCAAGTGTTCTCAAGGTAGGTTGGATTAAGATGTATAGATGTTCTTCAAATTATCCAGATTTTACACAAATGATCTTCCATAGAGAAcaacatttcacatagtcctcccacaatatatctgccatagaggtcaacatttcacacACCAAAATGAAAATAGAATCAGCTTGAATTCAGCTTGATGTCTTATTATGAAGCATTCAGTCATTCTCAGACTGCTTACATAGTAGCACTGCTTACATCCCTTTCCCTAGATGTACATTAGTAATGAATGTGATGAACAGTCATTCCAATATAATGTATGGTATTTTATTAAGTTATGTAATGAGACAGAAATTCAATGAACAATAATAACTAATGCATTCTCTTTTACATGATCATTATTCATGACTCTCCATCttggataatggatgatcagtatTGGGTGAGTAATTACttatttgtctgttttgtttattGACAACCAATAACACAAGACAAAGAACAGACCAGAGATGTTCTTCAAATTATCAAGAATTTTCATATCATAGAtctcccacaatatatctgctatggaggtcaacatttcacatagtcctcccactatatatctgctatagaggtcaacatttcacatagtcctcccactgtatatctgccatagaggtcaatatttcacatagtcctcccactatatagctgccatagaggtcaatatttcacatagtcctcccactatatatctgccatagaggtcaatatttcacatagtcctcccactatatatctgccatagaggtcaatatttcacatagtcctcccactatatatctgccatggaggtcaacatttcacatagtcctcccactatacatctgccatagaggtcaatatttcacatagtcctcccactatatagctgccatagaggtcaatatttcacatagtcctcccactatatatctgccatagaggtcaatatttcacatagtcctcccactatatatctgccatagaggtcaatatttcacatagtcctcccactatatatctgccatagaggtcaatatttcacatagtcctcccactatatatctgctatagaggtcaacatttcacatagtTCTCCCACTATATATATTTCACATTCCAAAATGAACATGGAATCAGCTTGAATTCAGTATCTTTACATTTATCAAAACTCTCCCCAAATGTTCTCAAGGTAGGTTGTATTATGATGTCATATGTTCTTCACATTCTAATGAATGTATATTCTATAGAACCCTGCCTCCTGACACAATATCCTGTATCTGCCATAGAGCACAATGCTGGTTATCACAAAcaatgaaaataataatttgatcAGACAAAGACCAATAACAAAACAACATTATTTATGAAGTTAACCAGATCTCATTGGTGCCCACAGTCCCTACATGAGGGAGGCTTGAGTGACAGGAGAAATTTGATTGGTCCTGTTTGTtctgtatatagtgatgtaccacACAGAACTCACCTCTCTGTTTTACACCATAGCCTCAGGTTCACTGTATTTACAATGTGAGACCCATAAGGACAAGCTGAAGAGGGAGGCATCAGCTGGTGAGCTTGGTAAGTATGAGAGagtctggaggagagaggattgaATCAGGGAACATGAGTGATGTCATTCAGTTTTTCAGACTAATTCATTTGTAATGTATCCAATAGTCAATAGACCAGTTGATGATTGGTTCAGCTCAGATAACTGTTGACTGGAGGAAATAATTACTAATAATTGTACCACCTCCATCAAATGATAATGTCTTTATAGACATACTATTGAATTAATTAATACATTACTTATTCAAACAACCAATTAAATATGTTAATTTCTCTCAGAGTTGAAGATGTTTAAAGAGATGATGAATCAACTAGAGGACAGCAACCACAGACTGGGAGAGAAGGACAAACTACTGGGAGAGAAGGACAAACtactggaagagagagacaaacaactggaagagagagacaaacaactggaagagagagacaaactactggaagagagagacaaactaCTGGAGGGAAAAGAAAATGAACtaaaagagaggagacaggaagtagaagagaggagacaggaagtagaagagaggagaaaccCAGAACTCCCCTTCAGTAGGTCTATGTGCCTTCATGTGTCACTGAGGTAAATGTTCCCATTCTAAATGGTTGTTCTATTATTCTAGAACATGGAGAGATGTCAGATACAGGTTCCATCCTCGCAGTCAGGAGGAGAAACAGCAAGGACCTTCCTCCATTCAGTGAGTTATCAATATTGTCCTGTTGTCTCCTACTGTTTCTAGTCTATAGTGGTCCATCCTTCACTTAGTGAGTTATCAATGTTGTCTCAAAATTTCGTTATCTTAAAATTCTCTATTTTCACCAATAATCTATATTTCAATATGATGTGTAATGTATTTGTTTATACTATGTCTTAAATGTGTCTctgatgagtcagtatgttgaccAGTTCTCTATGTTGTGTTACAGTGGGAGGAGAGACCTCTGATACAGACCCCACACTTCCACTGAGGAGGACAAACAGCATGGAGTTTATTCCTCCAGATAGTGAGTTATGGGTGTAGATGATATTATATTAGACAATGTTGTACATCCTCCAGAGAGTCAGAGTGTTGATCagtgctgtgtgttgtgttgcagtgggaggagagagcagcagtCCAGACTCCCCAGTGTCTCCCAGTGTGTCTGAGCTGAGACTGGTGCTGCTGGGGAGGACTGGGGCTGGGAGGAGTGCAGCAGGAAACACCATCCTGGGCAGAGAGGAGTTTGGGGCCCAGGCCAGCCCCTCTGCAGTGACCCAGAGGactaagaggagagagggggacgtGTGTGGGAGACGGCTGGTGCTGGTGGACACTCCAGACTGGTTCTGTCCTGGACTCTCTCTGAAGGAAATGAGACAGGATGTGGGGctctgtgtccgtctgtctgcccCGGGAccccatgccttcctcctggtcATACCAGTGGAGCCCTCtaagtgggaggagagaggggtgctggagagaatggaggagatgTTTGGGGAGGATTTTTGGGGACACACTGTGATTCTATTCACCCATGATGATGGACTGAAAGAGCAGAGCATTGAGGAGTTTCTCCAAGCAGGAAGTCAGGACCTCCAGCAGCTTGTAGAGAAAAGTGGGAGCAGGTACCACGTCCTCAACATTAGGGACAGGGCCCATGGCACTCAGGTATCAGAGCTGCTGgatcaggtagaggagatggtggcaggaaacagagagagattctACAGCAGTCAGACCTACCAAGAGGCAGAGGACCaggttagagagatggaggggaagatccagagagagagaggagagaggaaacagagggaggagagagacttgAGAGAGAGGCTTCAGAAGGAGTTGCAGGACTCTCTGATAAAGATAGAGGGAGTGATCCAGGAACATGAGGGAGATATCAGAACACTCAGTGAAAGAACCAGTGAACTGGAGAGACAGgtggaagaagagagggatgaggagaagaaaagagagctGGAGAGGGAGCTGAAGAGGGAGTCTgataggagggaggagatggagagaaagctggagagatttagagagaagagagagaatgagaggagggagatggaggagagacacagacaggagaTAGAGGAGATGATGGAGAACTATGAAGGAGAGGCCAGAGTTGAAGCAGAGAGAAACCTGATGAAGATAGTCCTACCTGAGTTACAGAGGAATATCATGATCTCACAGACAAAGATGGAGAGGGAGTTCAGCAGACAGATGAAAGAGAAgaatatagagatggagagactaAGACAGAACTTGAAAGAAGTCAGGGAAGCTCACTCAGTGTTGCAGAAGGGACTGGAACGAGAGGGGAAAGGTCAGAGGGCACTGATAGGGTTGTTGGGCTGGGTCAGGAGAAACTCATCAAGTTGGCTTCTCCACAATCTGATATGATTCACCATCACCGTCTATGATGACGAACCAGACCAGGTCTACTGTCCACTGTACCGTGGGGGGTGACCATGGATCATGGTGGTCATGGGGAAAACAGGACAGAATCAtgtctggtccagtctacagtgtcaagagaaggaggggagggaggtctGTAAAGATCTTGATGAGACGTAAAACACAATTCCAATCCAACGTAGATTATTGACCTTTGCACTGCAGACCTTTAGAATGGAGAGGGTTATGGGGGGTCAGGAGGTCAGCGGGCGGAGTCAGAGACTGAGAACTCTAAAGATCTGAGTGAGACTTTTACTCAGTGTTTGAGGAGGTCTACTATTGAACAGAGAACCATACTGTATTTACCACACACTACTTCCTGTTCTTATTCAAATTGTTTCATGTTGAAACtttaaatatacactgagtgcacaaaacattaagaacaccttcctaaaggTGTTACAATAAAATGTAACTTTGTAAGACATCAGTGTTTGGACATTGTTTGTCTTGCATGATTCTCTACCGTACAGAGCTGAGCTGTCAACACTGAGCTGTCAACACTGAGCTGTCAACACTGAGTTGTCAACACTGAGTTGTCAACACTGAGCTGTCAACACTGAGATGTAAACACTGAGGTGTCAACACTGAGGTGTCAACACTGAGGTGTCAACACTGAGCTGTCAACACTGAGATGTCAACACTGAGCTGTCAACACGGAGCTGTCAACACTGAGCTGCTGTCAACACGGAGCTGTCAACACGGAGCTGTCAACACGGAGCTGTCAACACGGAGCTGTCAACACGGAGCTGTCAAAACTGAGCTGTCAAAACTGAGCTGTCAACACTGAGCTGTCAACACTGAGCTGTCAACACTGAGCTGTCAACACTGAGCTGTCAACACTGAGCTGTCAACACTGAGCTGTCAACAGTAGGCTGGTCTCTACatgatactgctactactactgctactactgctactacttctactactactactgctactactactactactgctactgatgctactactactactactgctactgctactgctactgctactgctgctactactactgctactgctactactgctactgctgctactactgctactactaatactactactactgttgctactaccactaatactactactactgttgatactaccactactactactactactactactactactactgctactactactaatactctAGGACAGCAGTTTGAGAAGACCAGAGGAAGTGATGGAGAAACTAATGTTCCAATGTCCAATATTTTATttataatctaacaattccccaacaacgaccttatacacacaaagctaaaggggtgaatgagaatatgtgtatatataagtatatcaatgagcgatggccgagcgaaataggcaaggtgcagtagatgttATAAACAGTGATTGCTCTTTAGCAGTCTCATGGactttgttggaaaggggagcaATTTGACTTTCCAATATTGATTGTATTGTTtagacattacagttgatctggaagtatcaTTTTTTGGaggcgctaaaataaggtcaattgtacggaccagTGCGATGTACAAAAGCGAGTTTGTTAACGTtaattgaacagttttgaacaaattcatttcttaaaaaatgaaggagaatcaagagagaaatagagtgagagagagtcatTTTTTTCACTTATCTGGcaattgcagctagctagtttagcctattgAAAGACCCTGCTCGAACAGAgggttagctagttggctagttggctaggaccttccaacacaacactggaactctcaaggtaagcttttggtattGCTAATTtgttgccaccggggcccgccggcATAACTGCTACCTAACTGTTGTCATGACTCTCTCTCCTGGGTGAGGATCAAAGATAGAACCCCccctgtcgtggaaatttcccctatttaccaaatcatgagagcaaaccacaacacaagtcagagttagttatcaaagtccatctttaattatatgagctctatcacaaccctgtgactcagtgtctatcaatgaattctctgagagccccctctACATTGtaactgagatcctttaatagcaaagatcCACTCCCCCTagacgacatgacaaaccacaggtcttaggaacttacacaaagatccaccccccctagacgacatgacaaaccacaggtcttaggaacttacaAAGAAAATACTTTACTTCAGAGAGGAGTATCCGCTAGCCAGACAgagttggctataaattatcgttcagtttggtctcctaaacaaagctcttatttcgtccttggtacaaaatggtaccaagacattacccccaccctatgatatatatcaaattgtcatttagatacaagcatatatcaaatccatcctatcttgacaagatcacagagacacactgactggcacacagacattgtggagccaagagatacacacttgacctctcccctctctccagcccaaacaacttagtcttgacatagaacagatgctgcaaccccgccacagtattatacaaacacattctgatgagaagtaacttacaaacatgatgaatataaaacatcttacctatgttaccacctaattctgattattccccaacacccccccccccccccccccccagagaggaagggggaggagttggGACGGTTTTATGACTTAACACCGGTCGTAAACTCTCTTCGGCTCTGCAGTATTGAGAATGGAATGTCTGAGTGTTACAAAATAAACTCTTGCTTAAAACATTTACATCAAAATATTGGACATTGGAACATTAGTTTTGGAATCCAAACGTTTGGAATGGTCTGTTGGGATCCAAACAATAATCATGTCATATAATTTAGTATTTTGTGATATCATTAAGGATGGTATAACTAAATAACTGTATATTTAAGAGCTTTCACAATATAGATATCAGAATTACATCTAAATGTTTTAAAACGTATACGATGAAATACGAAACTATATGTGGAAAGATAGcaatgtgattttagccttctaaatgataTAATAGTTTTTCAACTTTTGGTAAGTCAGTAACCACGCCCATGTGAAGACATTGTGGCAACGTGATGGAACCGCCCTCCAAGATGAGTTCTTAAAAGAACTCGCTGAAGATCTAACTATTTAGACCACAGGCTGAAATGGTTGTAATTTAAATACGGACCAGACAGAGTGGAGCAGTGACACGGCTGACAAATGGCTTAAAAATACAACACCAGAAAATAAAACCTCTGAAACTCTCGATGAGTGAAGGTGAAGACTAGACATTCAGTCTGCAGCTgcacatgtaatatagtctaggAAACTCGACCAAAGACGGACGACAAAGAACA
The genomic region above belongs to Oncorhynchus mykiss isolate Arlee chromosome 6, USDA_OmykA_1.1, whole genome shotgun sequence and contains:
- the LOC110510489 gene encoding trichohyalin isoform X3, with amino-acid sequence MKLTRSHWCPQSLHEGGLSDRRNLIGPVCSVYSDVVYHTELTSLFYTIVSGSRYLQRETQENKLKREASAGELVKMAESRVHNQFKLTTKNNVRANVGEEVTLPFHLSPDTSAVATTIRWFKGTECIYLYKNGQVTERSGYEGRVSLITQELKRGNVSLRLRDFSWSDRGVYICQVIHGEQKEEAAVGLWNRGEAVQVLASGSLYLQCETHKDKLKREASAGELELKMFKEMMNQLEDSNHRLGEKDKLLGEKDKLLEERDKQLEERDKQLEERDKLLEERDKLLEGKENELKERRQEVEERRQEVEERRNPELPFKHGEMSDTGSILAVRRRNSKDLPPFMGGETSDTDPTLPLRRTNSMEFIPPDMGGESSSPDSPVSPSVSELRLVLLGRTGAGRSAAGNTILGREEFGAQASPSAVTQRTKRREGDVCGRRLVLVDTPDWFCPGLSLKEMRQDVGLCVRLSAPGPHAFLLVIPVEPSKWEERGVLERMEEMFGEDFWGHTVILFTHDDGLKEQSIEEFLQAGSQDLQQLVEKSGSRYHVLNIRDRAHGTQVSELLDQVEEMVAGNRERFYSSQTYQEAEDQVREMEGKIQRERGERKQREERDLRERLQKELQDSLIKIEGVIQEHEGDIRTLSERTSELERQVEEERDEEKKRELERELKRESDRREEMERKLERFREKRENERREMEERHRQEIEEMMENYEGEARVEAERNLMKIVLPELQRNIMISQTKMEREFSRQMKEKNIEMERLRQNLKEVREAHSVLQKGLEREGKGQRALIGLLGWVRRNSSSWLLHNLI
- the LOC110510489 gene encoding trichohyalin isoform X1, giving the protein MFSLFIAVKMAESRVHNQFQLTSEDYVWADVGEEVTLPCHLSPDYSAVATTIRWFKETECIYLYKNGQVTERSGYEGRVSLITQELKRGNVSLRLRDFRRSDRVVHICQVIHGEQKEEAAVGLWEREVPARRLVSGSRYLQRETQENKLKREASAGELVKMAESRVHNQFKLTTKNNVRANVGEEVTLPFHLSPDTSAVATTIRWFKGTECIYLYKNGQVTERSGYEGRVSLITQELKRGNVSLRLRDFSWSDRGVYICQVIHGEQKEEAAVGLWNRGEAVQVLASGSLYLQCETHKDKLKREASAGELELKMFKEMMNQLEDSNHRLGEKDKLLGEKDKLLEERDKQLEERDKQLEERDKLLEERDKLLEGKENELKERRQEVEERRQEVEERRNPELPFKHGEMSDTGSILAVRRRNSKDLPPFMGGETSDTDPTLPLRRTNSMEFIPPDMGGESSSPDSPVSPSVSELRLVLLGRTGAGRSAAGNTILGREEFGAQASPSAVTQRTKRREGDVCGRRLVLVDTPDWFCPGLSLKEMRQDVGLCVRLSAPGPHAFLLVIPVEPSKWEERGVLERMEEMFGEDFWGHTVILFTHDDGLKEQSIEEFLQAGSQDLQQLVEKSGSRYHVLNIRDRAHGTQVSELLDQVEEMVAGNRERFYSSQTYQEAEDQVREMEGKIQRERGERKQREERDLRERLQKELQDSLIKIEGVIQEHEGDIRTLSERTSELERQVEEERDEEKKRELERELKRESDRREEMERKLERFREKRENERREMEERHRQEIEEMMENYEGEARVEAERNLMKIVLPELQRNIMISQTKMEREFSRQMKEKNIEMERLRQNLKEVREAHSVLQKGLEREGKGQRALIGLLGWVRRNSSSWLLHNLI